In Flavobacterium okayamense, a single window of DNA contains:
- a CDS encoding NAD(P)/FAD-dependent oxidoreductase yields the protein MNSKYDIIIIGGGAAGFFSAINIADKNPDFKIAILERGKEVLSKVKVSGGGRCNVTHACFIPNDLAKFYPRGEKELRGPFHQFCSGDTIEWFDKRGVELKIEEDGRMFPISDSSQTIIDCFLNEVKKQKIDVLTNQSVKSLFKSDEFWKIETNSDVFACQKIVIATGSSTKIWDFLSELGHSIVSPVPSLFTFNIKDERINNLMGVSANATVKVKGTNLKASGPLLITHWGMSGPAILRLSAWGARELFGLNYQFTIQVNWLKDFNFEEALEELNSIKLENAKKQVDKFCPFDFPKRLWESLLTASSVQLTTKWADLSKKQLTTLSEQLTNGQFQVNGKSTFKEEFVTAGGVDLKEVNFKTMESKILPNLYFAGEVLNIDAITGGFNFQNAWTTSYIVSQNI from the coding sequence ATGAATTCAAAATACGATATAATTATAATTGGCGGTGGTGCTGCTGGCTTTTTTTCGGCAATAAATATTGCTGATAAAAATCCTGATTTTAAAATTGCAATTTTAGAGCGGGGAAAAGAAGTTTTGTCTAAAGTTAAGGTTTCAGGTGGTGGAAGATGTAATGTTACTCACGCTTGTTTTATCCCGAATGATTTAGCAAAATTTTACCCGAGAGGTGAAAAAGAATTACGCGGCCCTTTTCATCAGTTCTGTTCAGGCGACACTATTGAATGGTTTGATAAACGTGGTGTTGAACTTAAAATCGAAGAAGATGGAAGAATGTTTCCTATTTCAGATTCGTCTCAAACAATTATCGATTGTTTTCTAAATGAAGTAAAAAAACAAAAAATAGATGTTTTAACCAATCAAAGTGTTAAGTCATTATTTAAATCAGATGAATTTTGGAAAATTGAAACCAATTCTGATGTTTTTGCTTGTCAAAAAATAGTCATTGCTACCGGAAGTAGTACTAAAATTTGGGATTTTCTATCAGAATTAGGACATTCGATTGTTTCTCCAGTTCCATCGTTGTTTACCTTTAATATTAAAGACGAACGCATTAATAACTTAATGGGGGTGAGTGCAAATGCGACTGTAAAAGTAAAAGGGACTAATTTAAAAGCTTCGGGGCCATTACTTATTACACATTGGGGAATGAGTGGGCCTGCAATTCTTAGATTATCGGCTTGGGGAGCGAGAGAACTTTTTGGATTAAATTATCAATTTACAATTCAAGTAAATTGGCTAAAAGATTTCAATTTTGAAGAAGCATTAGAAGAATTAAATAGTATTAAATTAGAAAATGCTAAGAAGCAAGTTGATAAGTTTTGTCCTTTTGATTTTCCAAAGCGATTGTGGGAATCATTACTTACGGCTTCTAGTGTTCAATTAACTACAAAATGGGCTGATTTGTCAAAAAAACAGCTAACTACTTTATCAGAACAATTAACAAACGGGCAATTTCAAGTAAACGGTAAAAGTACTTTTAAAGAAGAGTTTGTTACGGCTGGCGGAGTTGATTTAAAAGAAGTAAACTTTAAAACCATGGAAAGTAAAATATTACCAAATTTATATTTTGCGGGTGAAGTTTTAAATATAGATGCTATTACAGGTGGATTTAATTTTCAAAATGCTTGGACAACAAGTTATATTGTTTCTCAAAATATATAA
- the mvaD gene encoding diphosphomevalonate decarboxylase, giving the protein MYSEKDFEVSQFNSIEKACFSWSAPSNIALVKYWGKKAKQIPANPSISFTLNNCKTITSASFTKKDNKDDFSFDFFFEGKPKEDFKPKIQKFFERIEQYCSYLKEYHIEIDSQNTFPHSSGIASSASGMAALAMNIMSLEKALKPEISDDYFFKKASFLARLGSGSACRSVIGEVVIWGEHQNSNSSDLFGVEYSELHTSFQNYQDTILLVDKGEKQVSSTVGHDLMHNHPFAEKRFGQAHENLTQIKQILKEGNVEEFIKIVESEALTLHAMMMTSMPYFILMKPNTLEIINKIWKFRNETATPVCFTLDAGANVHILYPVNVKEKVLQFIKNELVVYCQNEQYICDQIGTGANQLK; this is encoded by the coding sequence ATGTATTCAGAAAAGGATTTTGAAGTTTCGCAATTTAATTCAATCGAAAAGGCATGTTTTAGTTGGTCTGCACCAAGTAATATTGCGTTGGTAAAATATTGGGGGAAGAAAGCGAAGCAAATTCCGGCTAATCCATCGATAAGTTTCACATTGAATAATTGTAAAACAATTACGTCAGCGTCATTCACTAAAAAGGATAATAAAGACGATTTTTCATTTGATTTCTTTTTTGAAGGGAAGCCTAAAGAGGATTTTAAACCAAAAATTCAAAAGTTTTTTGAACGAATTGAGCAATATTGTTCGTATTTAAAAGAATATCATATTGAAATAGATTCGCAAAATACTTTTCCACATAGTTCAGGTATTGCTTCTTCAGCTTCAGGAATGGCGGCTTTAGCGATGAATATTATGAGTTTAGAAAAAGCTTTGAAACCTGAAATTTCTGATGATTATTTTTTTAAAAAAGCTTCTTTTTTAGCACGTTTAGGTAGTGGCAGTGCTTGTAGAAGCGTAATAGGTGAAGTTGTTATTTGGGGCGAACATCAAAATAGCAATAGTTCTGATTTATTTGGAGTAGAGTATTCAGAATTACATACTAGTTTCCAAAATTATCAAGATACGATTCTATTAGTCGATAAAGGCGAAAAGCAAGTTTCGAGTACTGTTGGACATGATTTAATGCACAACCATCCTTTCGCTGAAAAACGTTTTGGACAAGCTCACGAAAATCTAACACAAATAAAACAGATATTAAAAGAAGGTAATGTAGAAGAGTTTATTAAAATAGTTGAAAGTGAAGCTTTGACATTACACGCCATGATGATGACATCTATGCCTTATTTTATTTTAATGAAACCAAACACACTTGAAATTATAAATAAAATTTGGAAGTTTAGAAACGAAACAGCAACTCCGGTTTGTTTTACATTAGATGCTGGTGCGAATGTTCATATTCTATATCCAGTAAATGTAAAAGAAAAAGTTTTGCAATTTATTAAGAATGAGTTGGTTGTATATTGTCAAAACGAGCAGTATATTTGCGACCAAATTGGAACAGGTGCAAATCAATTGAAATAA
- a CDS encoding T9SS-dependent M36 family metallopeptidase, translated as MKKQLLFLVFGMLTFGCFAQIPTAKIQDYLDAHRVSFGLTVGDVANWKVESTTSSKATGITNYYINQTFQNIEVYGSNSNIWYKNGEVLDAKMNFVNNLATKINTISPSIDVLSGLNYAHIALNESLISHEIIQVSDQNKYLISNGALTEDFVNAKLVFQNVNNQLKLAWHYEFYSQDYKHLWSVRIDALNGDLLEKFDGVLTCNFGDTNHKNHNHTNFFFTKKGFKESNLSALDIQSGSYRVYPYYIESPNHGSRSLISNPHDVTSSPYGWHDTNGADGAEFTITRGNNVHAQEDINGNNGTGASPDGGASLLFDYPYGGNGVTADNYTDAATTNLFYMNNIMHDVWYHYGFDEPNGNFQQNNYGNGGANSPFGDYVFADSQDGSGTNNANFSTPSDGTRPRMQMFLWDVGPTPMNLVVNSPTGVAGEYFVADNVFSPGHIDLPAMPGLTTDLVLYEDATPDQTDACEAALNSAMISGKIVIVRRGTCPFTQKVLNAQNAGAAAVIVVNDYGHLTTNPGCTASCIDPNQYVGMSGADASITIPAVFVNYNIGEAIIAAMSSNTVNVTLRNQDTGFINADGDFDNVVIAHEYGHGISTRLTGGPATSCLNNQEQMGEGWSDFFGLMMQMKSGDQPEDVKGIGTYVVSEPTSGTGIRTYPYSTDMGINPFTFADTNTEVVPHGVGSVWATMLWDLAWAYVGKYGYDPDIYNGTGGNNKVMQLVLDGLKLQGCSPTFVSGRDALIAADQATTGGQDYCLIWEVFARRGLGQNASSGGSNSSTDQVEDFTVPPAGPNCVLSANYFDNKELIKVYPNPSNGMLNLRVNNYSGELTVEMFDLNGRKVFSNTDGNFSVEKSLNINSLQSGVYLLKLTGDNLTFTQKVIKN; from the coding sequence ATGAAAAAACAATTACTATTTTTGGTGTTTGGGATGCTAACATTTGGATGTTTTGCCCAAATTCCAACTGCTAAAATTCAAGATTATCTTGATGCTCATAGAGTTTCATTTGGATTGACTGTAGGAGATGTAGCAAACTGGAAGGTTGAAAGCACTACTAGTTCTAAAGCTACTGGAATTACTAATTATTACATTAACCAGACATTTCAAAATATTGAAGTTTATGGTTCTAATTCAAATATTTGGTATAAGAATGGTGAAGTTTTAGATGCAAAGATGAATTTTGTAAATAATTTAGCAACTAAAATAAATACTATTTCACCTAGTATTGATGTTTTGTCAGGATTAAACTACGCTCATATTGCATTAAATGAAAGTTTAATCTCTCATGAAATTATTCAGGTGTCAGATCAAAATAAATATTTGATTTCTAATGGTGCTTTAACTGAAGATTTTGTTAATGCAAAATTAGTTTTTCAAAATGTAAATAATCAATTAAAACTTGCATGGCATTATGAGTTTTATTCTCAAGATTATAAACATTTATGGAGTGTAAGAATTGATGCTTTAAATGGAGATTTACTTGAGAAGTTTGATGGTGTTTTAACATGTAATTTTGGTGATACTAACCATAAGAATCATAACCATACTAATTTTTTCTTTACTAAAAAAGGTTTTAAAGAATCTAATCTTTCGGCTTTAGATATTCAATCGGGTTCATACAGAGTTTATCCTTACTACATTGAAAGTCCAAATCACGGGAGTAGATCATTAATCTCAAATCCTCATGATGTAACTTCTTCTCCTTACGGATGGCATGATACTAATGGGGCTGATGGGGCTGAATTTACTATTACTAGAGGTAATAATGTTCATGCGCAAGAAGATATTAATGGAAATAATGGAACTGGTGCGAGCCCAGATGGTGGTGCTTCATTATTGTTTGATTATCCCTATGGAGGTAATGGCGTAACTGCGGATAATTATACTGATGCTGCTACTACAAATTTATTCTATATGAATAATATTATGCATGATGTATGGTATCATTACGGTTTTGATGAACCAAATGGAAATTTTCAACAAAATAATTACGGGAATGGTGGTGCTAATTCTCCATTTGGAGATTATGTTTTTGCTGACTCTCAAGATGGAAGTGGGACTAATAATGCGAATTTCTCTACGCCTTCTGATGGAACTAGACCAAGAATGCAAATGTTTTTATGGGATGTTGGACCAACACCTATGAATTTAGTTGTTAATTCACCTACTGGAGTTGCAGGAGAGTATTTTGTAGCAGATAATGTATTTAGCCCAGGACATATAGATTTACCAGCTATGCCTGGTTTAACAACAGATTTAGTTCTTTATGAAGATGCAACTCCAGATCAAACCGACGCATGTGAAGCTGCACTTAATTCTGCCATGATATCAGGAAAAATTGTTATAGTTAGAAGAGGTACTTGTCCGTTTACTCAAAAAGTCTTAAATGCACAAAATGCAGGTGCAGCGGCTGTTATAGTAGTGAATGATTATGGTCATTTAACTACTAATCCGGGTTGCACTGCTAGCTGTATTGATCCTAACCAATACGTTGGAATGTCAGGAGCTGATGCTTCTATAACAATACCAGCTGTTTTTGTTAACTACAATATTGGAGAGGCTATTATTGCCGCAATGTCATCAAATACAGTTAATGTAACATTAAGAAATCAAGATACTGGATTTATAAATGCTGATGGAGATTTTGATAACGTAGTTATTGCACATGAATATGGTCATGGAATTTCAACTCGATTAACAGGAGGGCCTGCTACAAGTTGTTTAAATAATCAAGAACAAATGGGCGAAGGATGGTCAGATTTCTTTGGTTTAATGATGCAAATGAAGTCTGGTGATCAACCAGAGGACGTTAAAGGAATTGGAACATACGTAGTAAGTGAGCCTACAAGTGGAACTGGAATTAGAACATATCCTTATTCAACTGATATGGGAATTAACCCATTCACTTTTGCAGATACAAATACTGAAGTTGTTCCTCATGGAGTAGGTTCTGTTTGGGCAACTATGTTATGGGATTTAGCGTGGGCATATGTTGGAAAATATGGTTATGATCCTGATATTTACAATGGTACTGGAGGAAATAATAAAGTAATGCAACTTGTTTTAGATGGATTAAAACTTCAAGGTTGTAGTCCAACATTTGTTTCAGGAAGAGATGCATTAATTGCTGCTGATCAAGCTACAACAGGTGGACAAGACTATTGCCTTATTTGGGAAGTTTTTGCTAGAAGAGGCTTAGGACAAAATGCTTCTTCTGGTGGTTCTAATAGTTCAACAGACCAAGTTGAAGATTTTACTGTTCCGCCAGCGGGTCCTAATTGTGTTTTATCTGCAAACTATTTTGACAATAAAGAATTAATTAAAGTTTATCCAAACCCATCTAATGGGATGTTAAACTTAAGAGTTAATAATTATTCAGGAGAGTTAACTGTTGAAATGTTTGATTTAAATGGAAGAAAAGTTTTCTCAAATACAGATGGGAATTTTTCAGTTGAAAAATCTTTAAATATTAATTCTCTACAATCTGGAGTTTATTTATTGAAGTTAACAGGAGACAATCTCACATTTACTCAGAAAGTAATTAAAAATTAA
- a CDS encoding deoxyguanosinetriphosphate triphosphohydrolase: protein MQWEQLLSLKRQGDTSKRLRKEQDDTRLGFEVDYDRIIFSSAFRSLQDKTQVIPLSKTDFVHTRLTHSLEVSVVGRSLGRLVGKKILEKYPHLSEIHGYHMNDFGAIVAAAALAHDIGNPPFGHSGEKAIGEYFKTGKGQQFKEKLTDKEWQDLIDFEGNANGFSVVSSSREGVEGALRLTYATLGAFMKYPKESLPKKPTSKISDKKYGFFQQDKAFFKDVAFELGLISNKSGNDIGYERHPLAYLVEAADDICYTIIDFEDGINLGLIDEEFALEYLIKLVKNNIDTSKYNELKTKEDRISYLRALAIGSLISDAVNVFMQNEELILKGEFPFALTDKSQYKAQMDDIIKVSVKRIYQSKEVIEKEVMGYKVISSLLDVFCTAFNNKMEGNESNYDKIVLKLLPERFLSEKESIYQRLLHICHYVSLLTDGKAIELYRLIKGI from the coding sequence ATGCAATGGGAACAACTGTTGTCTTTAAAACGACAAGGCGACACTTCAAAAAGACTACGAAAAGAACAAGATGATACGCGTTTAGGTTTTGAAGTCGATTATGATCGTATCATATTTTCTTCAGCATTTCGCAGTTTGCAAGATAAAACACAAGTAATTCCTTTATCAAAAACCGACTTTGTTCACACCCGATTAACACATAGTTTAGAGGTTTCTGTTGTAGGTCGTTCACTGGGACGTTTAGTTGGTAAAAAAATTTTAGAAAAATATCCGCATTTGTCTGAAATTCATGGCTATCACATGAATGATTTTGGTGCAATTGTCGCGGCTGCGGCTTTAGCACACGATATCGGGAATCCTCCTTTTGGACATTCTGGAGAAAAAGCTATTGGAGAATATTTTAAAACAGGAAAAGGTCAGCAATTTAAAGAGAAGTTAACCGATAAGGAATGGCAAGATCTAATCGATTTTGAAGGAAATGCAAACGGGTTTTCTGTGGTTTCGTCTTCTCGTGAAGGAGTTGAAGGCGCATTGCGTTTAACTTATGCTACTTTAGGTGCCTTTATGAAGTATCCTAAAGAGAGTTTGCCAAAAAAACCAACTTCAAAAATTAGTGACAAAAAATACGGCTTCTTCCAACAAGATAAAGCGTTTTTCAAAGATGTAGCTTTTGAGTTAGGATTGATTTCAAATAAATCTGGAAATGATATTGGTTACGAAAGACATCCATTAGCGTATTTAGTTGAAGCGGCTGATGATATTTGTTATACTATTATCGATTTTGAAGACGGAATTAATTTAGGATTAATTGACGAAGAATTTGCGTTAGAATATTTAATTAAGCTGGTTAAAAACAATATTGATACTTCAAAATATAACGAACTTAAGACTAAAGAAGATAGGATTAGTTATTTACGAGCACTTGCAATTGGTAGTTTAATTAGTGATGCTGTAAACGTTTTTATGCAAAATGAAGAATTGATTTTAAAAGGTGAATTTCCTTTTGCATTAACCGATAAGAGTCAGTATAAAGCGCAAATGGATGACATAATTAAAGTTAGTGTAAAGCGTATTTATCAAAGTAAAGAAGTAATTGAAAAAGAAGTAATGGGTTACAAAGTAATCAGTTCTTTATTAGATGTATTTTGTACGGCTTTTAACAATAAAATGGAAGGTAACGAATCTAATTACGACAAGATTGTTTTAAAATTATTACCGGAAAGATTTTTATCAGAAAAAGAATCAATTTATCAACGATTGTTACATATATGTCACTATGTTTCTTTATTAACAGATGGAAAAGCAATCGAACTTTATAGGCTTATTAAAGGAATTTAA
- a CDS encoding RDD family protein, whose product MQKRINKSILEKSKANGGKRFANYIVDYIVQLVLFTGIMMVIVLLQLYITGSNSIGEWFDTIGKIEEYLLGYVLMVIYYFAMESLAKGKTIGKLITNTKVVNLSGETPDTANIMKRTLCRLIPFNALSFLGNEARGWHDSLSDTYVVDAKTFDMEMQKQFAMEEIGSEN is encoded by the coding sequence ATGCAAAAGAGAATTAATAAATCTATACTCGAAAAAAGTAAGGCAAACGGTGGAAAGCGTTTTGCTAATTATATAGTAGACTATATAGTTCAATTAGTTTTGTTTACTGGAATAATGATGGTTATTGTATTGTTACAATTATACATAACCGGAAGTAATAGTATTGGCGAATGGTTTGATACCATTGGAAAAATTGAAGAGTATTTATTAGGTTATGTACTCATGGTAATTTATTATTTTGCAATGGAAAGCTTAGCTAAAGGTAAAACCATTGGTAAATTGATAACTAACACAAAGGTTGTAAATCTGTCAGGAGAAACTCCAGATACGGCAAATATTATGAAAAGAACCTTGTGTAGGCTTATTCCTTTTAATGCGCTATCTTTTCTAGGAAATGAAGCCAGAGGATGGCACGATTCATTATCTGATACTTATGTAGTAGATGCTAAAACTTTCGATATGGAAATGCAAAAGCAATTTGCCATGGAAGAAATTGGTTCTGAAAATTAA
- a CDS encoding OmpA family protein, giving the protein MTKKVLYLLGIAFTILLGTWLQYSFCCKTCNENKSVNNETKQIEVEIEKPKTNESTSPTSGFSFTTETSSFKTIDNFLFLSSDFNLLLPISDSINLGIEQLKSSLINSTSKFKINGSYTSEEENNSIFPDLGIARATSVKNYLISKGIPENKLSVSSSLANNPIKIGDTLTNSISYSLSSKISTTENISNNWESVKKEINSNPLRLYFNTGQSKISLTQAEKDKLGQIINYINNVSDSKILITGHTDNTTGPNNTNEYYSAKRAEFAKEYLVTNGISANKIVTQGKTASMPIADNNSEEGRAKNRRAEISIQ; this is encoded by the coding sequence ATGACAAAAAAAGTACTTTACCTTTTAGGAATAGCCTTTACTATCCTTCTTGGAACTTGGCTTCAATACAGTTTTTGTTGTAAAACTTGCAACGAAAATAAGTCTGTGAATAATGAAACAAAACAAATTGAAGTTGAAATTGAAAAGCCCAAAACAAATGAAAGTACTTCGCCAACCTCTGGTTTCTCTTTTACAACTGAAACAAGTTCTTTTAAAACTATTGATAACTTTTTATTTTTAAGTTCTGATTTTAACCTTTTATTACCGATTTCTGACTCTATAAATCTTGGAATTGAACAATTAAAATCCAGCTTAATCAATTCAACTTCAAAATTTAAAATAAATGGTTCATATACTTCTGAAGAAGAAAATAATTCAATATTTCCTGATCTAGGAATTGCCAGAGCAACTTCGGTTAAAAATTATCTAATTTCAAAAGGAATTCCTGAAAACAAGCTTTCAGTTTCAAGTTCATTAGCGAATAATCCAATTAAGATTGGTGACACTCTAACAAATTCTATTTCATATAGCTTATCCAGTAAAATCTCAACTACTGAAAACATATCTAACAATTGGGAAAGTGTTAAGAAAGAGATTAATTCAAATCCATTACGATTATATTTCAATACTGGGCAATCTAAAATTAGCTTAACACAAGCTGAAAAAGATAAACTAGGACAAATCATCAATTATATTAATAATGTTAGTGATTCGAAAATATTAATTACTGGTCACACCGACAACACAACTGGCCCCAATAACACCAATGAATATTATTCAGCTAAAAGAGCAGAATTTGCAAAAGAGTATTTAGTGACAAACGGAATTTCTGCTAACAAAATAGTTACTCAAGGAAAAACCGCTTCTATGCCTATTGCAGACAACAATTCAGAAGAAGGTAGAGCAAAAAACCGAAGAGCTGAAATATCAATACAATAA
- a CDS encoding glycerophosphodiester phosphodiesterase has protein sequence MFYKIAHRGASGYEVENTLESIQKAIDLGVDGIELDVHVCASGEVVVFHDFTLDRLTNTIGPITNFTFKELQEIKVKNTYSIPLLTQVLAITKNKCWLNIELKGMHSAEATHIVLEQFCNETNYSESNFLISSFQIDELNTFSQLSNKFPLAVLTQASIEQAIDFGKQINAKAIHPHFSLLTEESCNKAKKIGFEINTWTLNDKVDIEHVKRFSIDGIISDFPDRI, from the coding sequence ATGTTTTACAAAATTGCACACAGAGGAGCTTCAGGTTATGAAGTAGAAAATACATTAGAATCAATTCAAAAAGCTATTGACTTAGGTGTAGATGGAATTGAACTAGATGTACACGTTTGTGCATCTGGTGAAGTAGTTGTTTTTCACGATTTTACTTTAGATAGGTTAACTAATACTATCGGACCGATTACTAATTTCACATTTAAGGAATTACAAGAAATTAAGGTTAAGAATACGTATTCAATTCCTTTGTTAACCCAAGTTTTAGCCATAACTAAGAACAAATGTTGGTTAAACATTGAATTAAAAGGGATGCATTCTGCAGAAGCGACTCATATTGTTTTAGAGCAGTTTTGTAATGAAACCAATTATTCGGAATCAAATTTTTTAATTTCTAGTTTCCAAATTGATGAATTAAATACCTTTTCTCAATTGTCTAATAAATTTCCTTTAGCAGTTTTAACGCAAGCAAGTATTGAACAAGCCATAGATTTTGGAAAACAAATTAACGCGAAGGCTATTCATCCACATTTTTCTTTATTAACTGAAGAAAGTTGTAACAAAGCAAAAAAAATAGGTTTCGAAATTAACACATGGACGCTAAACGATAAAGTAGATATTGAACACGTTAAACGTTTTTCAATTGATGGAATAATTTCTGATTTTCCCGATAGAATATGA
- a CDS encoding TspO/MBR family protein: MSKYLRIVYMIAICLAIGFLGSRITQMTIDTWYPTIEKPIFNPPNWVFAPVWTLLFILMGIAAGLVWNKLEENKEDVKKAMLFFIIQLLLNLLWSYLFFGLNNLLLAAIEIILLWLIIFETFMLFKRINLKAGYLLIPYLAWVGFASILTITIYILNY, from the coding sequence ATGAGCAAATATCTACGAATTGTATACATGATTGCCATTTGTTTAGCAATTGGTTTTCTAGGAAGTCGAATAACTCAAATGACTATTGATACTTGGTACCCAACAATAGAAAAGCCAATTTTTAATCCGCCAAATTGGGTTTTTGCGCCAGTTTGGACATTGCTTTTTATTCTTATGGGTATTGCTGCTGGTTTAGTATGGAATAAACTAGAAGAAAATAAAGAAGACGTTAAAAAAGCTATGCTTTTTTTTATTATTCAGCTCTTATTAAACCTTCTATGGTCATACTTATTTTTTGGTTTAAACAATTTACTTTTAGCTGCTATTGAAATTATATTATTATGGCTAATAATCTTTGAAACCTTCATGTTATTCAAGAGAATAAACTTAAAAGCTGGATATTTATTAATTCCTTATTTAGCTTGGGTTGGCTTTGCATCTATTTTAACAATTACCATTTATATTCTAAATTATTAA